A portion of the Streptomyces platensis genome contains these proteins:
- a CDS encoding tetratricopeptide repeat protein, with translation MTADRHGHLMSDTGPEALAPYEQALDDLLFFRPRVAESAQSVLAAAPRSVMGQTLAAYLGVLGTEEKDVAAARDSFTRFRSGLDTARVTPRERMHLAAATAWLDGDLHGAGRILGDLTIAYPRDALALFAGHQHDFLTGDAARLRDRVGGALDAWDEDDPHHGPLLGMYAFGLEESGHYERAEEVGLAALERHPGDVWGIHGVVHTYEMRGRFTDGIRFLDARTDDWSQGSLLTVHNWWHYALFTLEAGDTARVLEIYDSALHHDGSAGVAMELLDAAALLWRLYLAEAEQSARWARLADAWESRHDGPHYAFNDAHAVMAYVGAGRIAQAQRLVQDREHWVAAEPGGSNRAMTAEIGLPVCCALIAYGQHDYGRATDLLLPVRHRLHRFGGSHAQRDAIQRTLVEAALRARRTDLARTLLSERIQLRPVCPYSWSAKARLEEQLGDPARTAAARERAAAQAAT, from the coding sequence ATGACAGCGGACCGCCACGGACATCTGATGAGTGACACCGGCCCCGAGGCCCTGGCGCCTTACGAACAGGCCCTGGACGACCTGCTGTTCTTCCGGCCGCGCGTCGCGGAGTCCGCGCAGTCGGTACTGGCCGCCGCGCCGCGGTCGGTGATGGGGCAGACGCTGGCCGCGTATCTGGGCGTGCTGGGCACCGAGGAGAAGGACGTGGCCGCGGCACGCGACAGCTTCACCCGCTTCCGCTCCGGTCTGGACACGGCGCGTGTGACGCCTCGGGAGCGGATGCATCTCGCGGCCGCGACGGCCTGGCTGGACGGCGATCTGCACGGCGCCGGCCGGATCCTCGGCGACCTCACCATCGCCTACCCGCGCGATGCGCTGGCCCTGTTCGCCGGCCATCAGCACGACTTCCTCACCGGGGACGCCGCGCGCCTGCGGGACCGTGTCGGCGGCGCCCTGGACGCCTGGGACGAGGACGACCCCCACCATGGGCCGCTGCTCGGCATGTACGCGTTCGGCCTGGAGGAGTCGGGCCATTACGAACGCGCCGAGGAGGTCGGCCTGGCGGCCCTGGAGCGGCATCCGGGCGATGTGTGGGGCATTCACGGTGTGGTGCACACCTACGAGATGCGCGGGCGCTTCACCGACGGCATCCGCTTTCTCGACGCCCGGACCGACGACTGGTCACAGGGCAGCCTGCTCACGGTCCACAACTGGTGGCACTACGCCCTCTTCACACTGGAGGCCGGCGACACCGCCCGGGTACTGGAGATCTATGACTCCGCGCTGCACCACGACGGGTCGGCGGGGGTGGCGATGGAACTGCTCGACGCCGCCGCCCTGTTGTGGCGGCTGTACCTGGCAGAGGCCGAACAGAGCGCGCGGTGGGCCCGGCTCGCCGACGCCTGGGAGAGCCGCCACGACGGCCCGCACTACGCCTTCAACGACGCACACGCGGTGATGGCCTATGTGGGAGCGGGACGCATCGCCCAGGCGCAGCGCCTCGTCCAGGACCGGGAACACTGGGTGGCGGCGGAGCCCGGCGGGTCGAACCGCGCCATGACGGCCGAGATCGGACTGCCCGTCTGCTGCGCCCTGATCGCCTACGGGCAGCACGACTACGGCCGGGCCACCGATCTGCTGCTGCCCGTCCGCCACCGGCTGCACCGGTTCGGCGGCAGCCACGCCCAGCGGGACGCGATCCAGCGGACCCTCGTCGAGGCGGCCCTCCGTGCCCGCCGTACCGATCTGGCCCGGACGCTGCTCAGCGAACGTATCCAACTGCGCCCGGTCTGCCCGTACAGCTGGTCGGCCAAGGCCCGGCTGGAGGAGCAGCTCGGCGACCCGGCACGCACCGCGGCCGCCCGCGAGCGCGCCGCCGCACAGGCGGCGACCTGA
- a CDS encoding purine-cytosine permease family protein: MSAEPRVTVPDRGRHSPHAEAPDEATASAETAASAEVAAPADGAANETLEDYTLRFAPRSYRRWTPMVVATTALGGIAYMADFSIGAGIGLTHGTGNALAAILVAAVVIFVTGFPLAYYGARYNIDLDLITRGSGFGYYGSVLTSVIFASFTFIFFALEGSIMAQGLKLGFGLPLWLGYVISTFMVIPLVIYGMKALSKLQVWTTPIWLLLMVGPLVYLVVTDPGTVHTFLAYTGAHGGGGVNAASVLLGAGVCLSLIAQIGEQVDYLRFMPPKTERNKRAWWTAVVMAGPGWVVLGALKQAIGVFLAVYILAEVGAASATEPIQQFTGAFAAMMPSWLVIPLAVVLVVISQIKINVTNAYSGSLAWTNSFTRVTKRYPGRMVFVLANLAFALILMEADMFSFLNTVLGFYANCAIAWIVTVATDIIVNKYLLKLSPHAPEFRRGMLYAVNPVGVVAFIAASGISIALYFHALGDTLQPYSPVAAAVIAFVVTPLMAVLTRGRFYLRRTSDGIDEPLLDQDGNPSSATFPCHVCRQDFERPDLAACDRHGAMVCSLCLSTDRTGVHLLPADRV, translated from the coding sequence ATGAGTGCCGAGCCACGTGTGACAGTCCCTGACCGCGGTCGGCACTCGCCGCACGCGGAGGCGCCCGACGAGGCCACCGCGTCCGCCGAGACCGCCGCGTCTGCCGAGGTGGCTGCCCCCGCCGACGGAGCGGCGAACGAGACCCTGGAGGACTACACCCTCCGGTTCGCCCCGCGCAGTTACCGCCGCTGGACGCCGATGGTGGTGGCGACGACGGCGCTCGGCGGTATCGCGTATATGGCCGACTTCTCGATCGGTGCCGGCATCGGGCTCACTCATGGCACCGGGAACGCGCTGGCGGCGATCCTCGTTGCCGCGGTGGTCATCTTCGTCACCGGCTTCCCGCTCGCCTACTACGGGGCGCGCTACAACATCGACCTGGACCTGATCACCAGGGGCTCCGGCTTCGGCTACTACGGGTCGGTGCTGACGAGCGTCATCTTCGCCAGTTTCACCTTCATCTTCTTCGCCCTCGAAGGCTCGATCATGGCCCAGGGCCTGAAGCTGGGCTTCGGTCTGCCCCTGTGGCTGGGCTATGTGATCTCGACGTTCATGGTGATCCCGCTGGTCATCTACGGGATGAAGGCACTCAGCAAGCTTCAGGTCTGGACGACCCCGATCTGGCTGCTGCTGATGGTGGGCCCGCTGGTCTACCTGGTCGTCACCGACCCCGGTACCGTGCACACCTTCCTCGCGTATACGGGCGCGCACGGCGGCGGTGGCGTCAATGCGGCCTCGGTGCTGCTGGGCGCGGGCGTGTGTCTGTCGCTGATCGCACAGATCGGTGAGCAGGTCGACTATCTGCGCTTCATGCCGCCCAAGACCGAGCGGAACAAGCGCGCCTGGTGGACGGCCGTGGTGATGGCCGGCCCCGGGTGGGTGGTGCTCGGCGCCCTCAAGCAGGCGATCGGGGTCTTCCTCGCCGTCTACATCCTCGCCGAGGTGGGCGCGGCCTCGGCCACCGAACCCATTCAGCAGTTCACCGGCGCCTTCGCGGCAATGATGCCGTCCTGGCTGGTCATCCCGCTGGCCGTGGTGCTGGTCGTGATCAGCCAGATCAAAATCAACGTGACCAACGCCTACTCCGGTTCACTGGCCTGGACGAACTCGTTCACCCGGGTCACCAAGCGCTACCCCGGCCGGATGGTGTTCGTGCTCGCCAATCTGGCCTTCGCACTGATCCTGATGGAAGCGGACATGTTCAGCTTCCTCAACACCGTTCTCGGGTTCTATGCCAACTGCGCCATCGCCTGGATCGTGACCGTGGCCACCGACATCATCGTCAACAAGTACCTGCTGAAACTCTCCCCGCACGCCCCCGAGTTCCGCCGCGGCATGCTCTACGCGGTCAACCCCGTGGGCGTGGTGGCCTTCATCGCCGCGTCGGGGATCTCCATCGCCCTGTACTTCCATGCCCTGGGAGACACGCTTCAGCCGTACTCCCCTGTCGCGGCCGCGGTGATCGCCTTCGTCGTCACTCCGCTGATGGCGGTCCTGACCCGGGGCAGGTTCTACCTGCGGCGCACTTCCGACGGGATCGACGAGCCGCTGCTGGACCAGGACGGCAACCCCAGCTCGGCGACGTTCCCGTGCCATGTGTGCCGCCAGGACTTCGAACGCCCGGATCTCGCCGCCTGCGACCGCCATGGGGCGATGGTCTGCTCCCTATGCCTGAGCACCGACCGGACCGGCGTCCATCTGCTGCCCGCGGACCGCGTCTGA
- a CDS encoding chaplin, with protein MAHRIKSALVTAGACAVVLGGAGVAGADSGAGGAALDSPGVVSGNNIQIPVQIPVQVCGNTITVIGAFNPAFGTPC; from the coding sequence ATGGCTCACCGGATCAAGAGTGCTCTGGTCACCGCGGGCGCCTGCGCCGTCGTTCTCGGCGGGGCGGGTGTCGCCGGCGCCGACAGTGGCGCCGGGGGTGCCGCTCTCGACTCACCAGGAGTGGTGTCCGGCAACAACATCCAGATCCCCGTACAGATTCCGGTCCAGGTCTGCGGCAACACCATCACCGTCATCGGGGCGTTCAACCCCGCCTTCGGCACCCCCTGCTGA
- the rho gene encoding transcription termination factor Rho — protein sequence MYRRPERTTVTRSTQLRTPTTAPSPATALSRTTAPSRTAAQSAAAPTQPVVTATGILDVGNERQDGFLRAEGYRASSHDVRVPAALIRAAGLRTGDFVVGVCDRPRLLARVETVNGHRPGAVRGRPHFRDLTPLHPRHRIRLESPTGGPAPRIVDLLTPIGKGQRGLIVAPPKTGKTVLLQQLAAAVAENHPECRLMVVLIDERPEEVTEMRRSVRGEVLASTFDRPAKEHIALAELAVERAKRLVEHGQDVVILLDSLTRLCRAHNNAAASGGRTLSGGVDAAALHGPKRLFGAARLAEEGGSLTLLATALVETGSRADDYFFEELKSTGNMELRLDRVLAGKRVYPAVNAVASGTRREELLLTPAELAATRRLRRALRTGDGPAHLQSLLEKVRRTPDNATLLRQLQHTAPGV from the coding sequence GTGTACCGACGTCCCGAGAGGACCACCGTGACCAGGAGCACCCAACTCCGCACCCCCACCACTGCCCCGTCTCCCGCCACTGCCTTGTCCCGCACCACGGCCCCGTCCCGCACCGCCGCACAGTCTGCTGCCGCGCCCACGCAACCCGTGGTCACGGCGACCGGAATCCTGGACGTGGGCAACGAACGCCAGGACGGCTTTCTCCGCGCGGAGGGCTACCGTGCCTCGTCCCACGATGTCCGGGTGCCCGCCGCGCTGATCCGTGCGGCGGGCCTGCGCACCGGCGACTTCGTCGTCGGGGTCTGTGACCGGCCACGCTTGCTCGCCCGGGTCGAAACGGTCAACGGGCACCGGCCGGGCGCCGTGCGCGGCCGGCCGCACTTCCGTGACCTCACACCGCTGCACCCCCGGCACCGCATCCGCCTGGAAAGCCCCACCGGCGGACCGGCCCCGCGCATCGTCGACCTGCTGACGCCGATCGGGAAGGGGCAGCGCGGGCTGATCGTGGCACCACCGAAGACCGGGAAAACCGTGCTGCTGCAACAGCTCGCGGCCGCCGTCGCCGAGAACCACCCGGAGTGCCGGCTGATGGTCGTGCTGATCGACGAACGGCCGGAAGAAGTCACCGAGATGCGTCGCTCCGTACGCGGCGAGGTGCTCGCCTCCACCTTCGACCGCCCGGCCAAGGAACATATCGCCCTCGCCGAACTGGCCGTGGAACGGGCCAAACGACTCGTCGAGCACGGCCAGGACGTGGTCATCCTGCTCGACTCCCTCACCCGGCTGTGCCGGGCCCACAACAACGCCGCCGCGTCCGGTGGCCGCACGCTGAGCGGAGGCGTCGACGCCGCCGCGCTGCACGGCCCCAAGCGGCTCTTCGGTGCGGCGCGGCTCGCCGAGGAGGGCGGTTCGCTGACCCTGCTCGCCACGGCCCTGGTGGAGACCGGATCCCGCGCCGACGACTACTTCTTCGAGGAGTTGAAGAGCACCGGAAACATGGAGCTGCGGCTGGACCGGGTGCTCGCGGGCAAGCGGGTCTATCCAGCGGTCAATGCCGTCGCCTCCGGCACCCGTCGGGAGGAACTGCTCCTCACCCCGGCCGAATTGGCGGCGACCCGCCGCCTGCGCCGCGCCCTGCGGACCGGCGACGGACCGGCACATCTGCAGTCCCTGCTGGAGAAGGTCCGGCGTACGCCCGACAACGCGACGCTCCTGCGGCAGCTACAGCACACCGCCCCCGGTGTCTGA
- a CDS encoding class I SAM-dependent methyltransferase — protein MFAPQGPTFRELAVQALSSVERGYDLLAPKFDHTPFRTPDRVLTPVSRALHRLGPFDSGLDLCCGTGAGMDVLRQVCRERVTGVDISAGMLSVARTRERVTATAPRVEWVRADARALPFEPVFDLAVSFGAFGHFLPRERPELFAQVHAVLRPGGQFVFPIGAPARPGSAGYWTLLAFDSVMRVRNALWRPEFVMYYRTFRLAEVRAELAQAGFDVQLQALPELGSRPDGSPRCRLVVATRAW, from the coding sequence ATGTTCGCACCCCAGGGACCCACTTTCCGTGAACTCGCCGTCCAGGCGCTGTCCTCCGTCGAGCGCGGCTATGACCTGCTCGCCCCGAAATTCGACCACACCCCGTTCCGGACCCCGGACCGGGTGCTGACGCCGGTGTCACGGGCGCTGCACCGGCTCGGACCGTTCGACAGCGGTCTCGATCTGTGCTGCGGAACGGGCGCGGGCATGGATGTCCTGCGGCAGGTCTGCCGGGAGCGGGTCACCGGGGTCGACATCAGCGCGGGGATGCTCTCCGTGGCCCGGACCCGTGAACGGGTGACCGCGACCGCACCCCGGGTCGAGTGGGTGCGTGCGGACGCCCGGGCCCTCCCCTTCGAGCCGGTCTTCGACCTCGCGGTGAGCTTCGGCGCGTTCGGGCACTTCCTGCCCCGGGAGCGGCCGGAGCTGTTCGCGCAGGTCCACGCCGTGCTGCGCCCCGGCGGCCAGTTCGTCTTCCCGATCGGGGCCCCTGCCCGGCCCGGGTCGGCCGGCTACTGGACGCTGCTGGCCTTCGACTCGGTGATGCGGGTGCGCAACGCCCTCTGGCGCCCGGAATTCGTCATGTACTACCGGACGTTCCGGCTCGCCGAGGTGCGTGCGGAGCTGGCCCAGGCCGGTTTCGATGTGCAGCTTCAGGCTCTCCCGGAGCTCGGCAGCCGCCCCGACGGCAGCCCCCGGTGCCGGTTGGTGGTGGCCACCCGGGCCTGGTGA
- a CDS encoding MBL fold metallo-hydrolase, with translation MSNDPGPAAAPEEGVGGGWYVDARCTNCDVARQLAPDVIREQDGRAEVIRQPRNEAEQQQLYAAAFACHTRSIRHPAHRLTPDLDPFPLALDDTVHLCGHNSPHTAGANAYLLRRSNGSTMMIDTPRWSDELASRYEALGPVTDVLLTHRDHAAHGRRYADRFGARLWIHEGDLDAAPDADHVIGGTDPVEIGAGVTAYPLSGHTRGSVLYLADGRYCFSGDSFYWSRTTSDLEVAASVTWYSITELAASLARTAPRLRFEWVLPGHGDRKRLPTEEMTRRLEQLTARTRTLQPQPIDFTAVRW, from the coding sequence ATGAGTAACGACCCGGGACCCGCGGCGGCACCGGAGGAGGGGGTCGGCGGAGGCTGGTACGTCGATGCGCGCTGCACCAACTGTGACGTGGCCCGGCAACTGGCCCCCGACGTCATCCGGGAACAGGACGGACGGGCGGAAGTGATCCGGCAGCCCCGAAACGAGGCCGAGCAACAGCAGCTGTACGCGGCCGCCTTCGCCTGCCACACCCGGTCCATCCGCCACCCCGCGCACCGCCTCACCCCCGATCTCGACCCCTTCCCCCTCGCCCTCGACGACACCGTCCATCTCTGCGGCCACAACTCCCCTCACACGGCAGGAGCGAACGCCTACCTGCTGCGCCGGTCCAACGGCAGCACGATGATGATCGACACCCCGCGATGGAGCGACGAACTCGCGTCCCGCTACGAGGCGTTGGGGCCGGTCACCGATGTACTGCTCACCCACCGGGACCATGCCGCGCACGGCCGCCGCTACGCCGACCGGTTCGGGGCCCGGCTCTGGATCCACGAGGGCGATCTCGACGCCGCTCCGGACGCGGACCACGTCATCGGGGGCACCGACCCGGTCGAGATCGGCGCGGGCGTCACCGCCTATCCGCTCTCCGGCCACACCCGTGGCAGCGTGCTCTACCTCGCCGATGGGAGGTACTGCTTCAGCGGCGACAGTTTCTACTGGTCGCGCACCACATCCGACCTGGAGGTGGCCGCCAGCGTCACCTGGTACTCGATCACGGAGCTGGCCGCTTCCCTGGCCCGGACGGCGCCGCGGCTGCGCTTCGAGTGGGTGCTGCCCGGCCACGGCGACCGCAAGCGGCTCCCGACGGAGGAGATGACCCGCCGCCTGGAGCAGCTGACGGCCCGCACCCGCACGCTTCAGCCGCAGCCCATCGACTTCACCGCTGTGCGCTGGTGA
- a CDS encoding SRPBCC family protein — protein sequence MTGRVWSVEESLQIPAPPQAVYAALADVRRMAEWSPEVIWVWPRGHRFVGVNRKACWVWFATCRIVTADPGREFAFDNTTFGLPVARWGYRLTPTERGTLVTEYWIDRRRHGWRRRLAELLGLVFTGTPAARRAAQNSAGMRMTLRRLSAACERAD from the coding sequence ATGACCGGCCGGGTGTGGAGTGTGGAGGAATCCCTGCAGATTCCGGCGCCGCCGCAGGCCGTCTACGCGGCGCTCGCCGACGTGCGGCGGATGGCGGAGTGGAGCCCGGAAGTCATCTGGGTGTGGCCCCGCGGACACCGCTTCGTGGGGGTCAACCGCAAGGCCTGCTGGGTCTGGTTCGCCACCTGCCGGATCGTCACCGCCGACCCCGGCCGCGAATTCGCCTTCGACAACACCACGTTCGGGCTGCCCGTGGCGCGCTGGGGCTACCGGCTGACCCCGACCGAGCGGGGCACCCTGGTCACCGAGTACTGGATCGACCGCCGCCGCCACGGTTGGCGTCGCCGGCTCGCCGAGCTGCTGGGCCTGGTCTTCACCGGCACCCCGGCCGCCCGGCGCGCCGCCCAGAACAGCGCCGGCATGCGCATGACGCTCCGTCGGCTGAGTGCCGCGTGTGAACGGGCCGATTGA
- a CDS encoding alpha/beta fold hydrolase, with the protein MKSNEAGLPIVFVHGMRVSGTMWRPVIQALGERHPIAAPDLPGHGARRGEPFTMPGAVAAVIDAVDQLGGRALVVGLSLGGYVAVATAAAHPDRVLGLMAMGCTALPRGVFGAVYRGAGRLAAGHPEEFNRLSAFAFRRALPRPQADAMVAGGLSSEAVPSIVEEVREMNPLASLAAYPGPVWLVNGERDHFRRHERRFLDACRDGRLTIRPRCGHITSLTDTADLTRQVRDAAAVVTARTYGVAHQGRAR; encoded by the coding sequence ATGAAGTCCAATGAAGCCGGGCTGCCCATCGTCTTCGTGCACGGCATGCGCGTGAGCGGCACGATGTGGCGACCCGTGATCCAAGCCCTCGGAGAGCGTCATCCCATAGCGGCGCCCGACCTGCCCGGCCACGGCGCCCGGCGCGGGGAACCGTTCACCATGCCCGGCGCGGTGGCGGCGGTCATCGACGCCGTGGACCAACTCGGCGGCCGCGCACTGGTGGTGGGGCTGTCCCTGGGCGGCTATGTCGCTGTTGCCACCGCCGCCGCCCACCCGGATCGTGTCCTCGGCCTGATGGCCATGGGGTGTACGGCGTTGCCACGCGGGGTGTTCGGCGCCGTCTACCGGGGAGCGGGACGGCTGGCGGCCGGCCACCCCGAGGAGTTCAACCGGCTCAGCGCGTTCGCGTTCCGCCGTGCACTGCCCCGGCCCCAGGCGGACGCCATGGTCGCGGGCGGGCTGAGCTCCGAGGCCGTGCCGAGCATCGTCGAGGAGGTGCGGGAGATGAACCCCCTGGCCTCGCTCGCCGCGTATCCGGGCCCGGTCTGGCTGGTGAACGGCGAACGCGACCACTTCCGCCGCCATGAACGCCGCTTCCTCGATGCCTGTCGCGACGGCCGCCTCACCATCCGCCCGAGGTGCGGACACATCACCAGCCTCACCGATACGGCGGACCTCACTCGGCAGGTGCGGGATGCCGCCGCGGTCGTCACGGCCCGGACGTACGGGGTGGCGCACCAGGGGAGGGCGCGATGA